The following coding sequences are from one Candidatus Binataceae bacterium window:
- a CDS encoding SDR family NAD(P)-dependent oxidoreductase, which produces MELNGKVALVTGGSRGIGRAIAIALAEAGASVAINYKENRKAADETMAALRERGAPALAVRADVSSADDVASMASAVEGGLGPVAILVNNAGVARPRKVGEVAIADFDEAIRVNLRSAFLVTAAVLPAMRRAGWGRLIFISSTAANVGGVVGPHYAASKAGMIGLMHAYASQLVKEGITANVISPALIATDMVHSDLRVKPELIPAGRFGRPEEIAQVALMLVRNGYVTGQAINVNGGLYPTS; this is translated from the coding sequence ATGGAACTCAACGGAAAGGTCGCCTTGGTCACGGGCGGCAGCCGCGGAATCGGACGCGCGATCGCAATCGCGCTCGCCGAAGCCGGCGCCTCCGTGGCGATCAATTACAAGGAAAACCGCAAGGCCGCCGACGAGACGATGGCGGCGCTGAGAGAGCGCGGCGCACCCGCCTTAGCCGTGCGCGCCGACGTTTCGTCGGCGGACGACGTCGCTTCGATGGCGAGCGCGGTTGAAGGCGGGCTCGGCCCGGTCGCGATCCTCGTCAACAACGCCGGCGTCGCGCGGCCGCGCAAGGTCGGCGAGGTCGCAATCGCCGACTTCGACGAAGCGATCCGAGTCAATCTGCGCTCGGCGTTCCTGGTGACTGCCGCGGTGCTGCCAGCGATGCGGCGAGCGGGATGGGGCCGGCTTATCTTCATCTCCTCGACCGCGGCGAATGTGGGCGGTGTTGTCGGGCCGCATTACGCCGCGTCCAAGGCCGGAATGATCGGCTTGATGCACGCCTACGCCTCGCAGTTGGTCAAGGAAGGAATCACCGCCAACGTCATCTCGCCGGCGCTGATAGCGACCGACATGGTGCACTCCGATTTGCGCGTGAAGCCGGAGCTGATCCCGGCGGGACGCTTCGGCCGCCCCGAGGAGATCGCGCAGGTCGCGCTGATGCTCGTGCGCAACGGCTACGTCACGGGGCAGGCAATCAACGTCAATGGCGGACTCTACCCGACCTCGTAG
- a CDS encoding alpha/beta hydrolase → MASAELQKVIEQYKMLARNAAQAKGPQELRAALAKTFSGFPSAGKVTCEDLSINGVRAQWIAAPDAAVDRTILYLHGGGYVMGSIETHRELVARLSKAAMARCLALDYRLAPENPFPAAVNDATAAYRWLLAQGIKPGRIAIAGDSAGGGLTLATLVALRDLGLPTPAAAVCISPWIDLEGTGASMRTKAAADPVVSREMIVALAKLYVGEQGDLHDPLAAPLYADFTGLPPLLVQVGNAETLLDDSTRVAERAEAAGVEVVLQIWDEMPHVWQWFAPILPEGQEAIDQIGDFVLKRTT, encoded by the coding sequence ATGGCGAGTGCAGAGCTTCAGAAGGTGATCGAACAATATAAGATGCTGGCGCGGAACGCGGCCCAGGCCAAGGGTCCGCAGGAGCTGCGCGCCGCGCTCGCCAAAACGTTCAGCGGCTTTCCCAGCGCAGGAAAGGTAACCTGCGAGGACCTCAGCATCAATGGCGTCCGCGCCCAGTGGATCGCGGCGCCGGACGCGGCAGTCGACCGCACCATTCTCTACCTGCACGGCGGCGGTTATGTGATGGGCTCGATCGAAACCCATCGCGAGCTGGTCGCGCGCCTTTCCAAGGCCGCGATGGCGCGCTGTCTCGCCCTCGACTATCGGCTCGCGCCGGAGAACCCGTTTCCGGCGGCGGTCAACGACGCGACCGCGGCCTACCGCTGGCTGCTCGCGCAAGGGATCAAACCGGGCAGGATCGCCATCGCCGGCGATTCCGCAGGCGGCGGCCTGACGCTCGCCACGCTGGTCGCGCTGCGTGATCTAGGGCTGCCAACGCCTGCGGCGGCGGTATGCATCTCGCCGTGGATCGACCTCGAGGGCACCGGCGCCTCGATGCGGACCAAGGCCGCCGCGGACCCTGTCGTCTCGCGTGAAATGATCGTCGCGCTCGCCAAGCTCTACGTTGGCGAACAGGGCGACCTGCACGATCCACTCGCCGCCCCGCTCTATGCCGATTTCACGGGGCTGCCGCCGCTGCTCGTCCAAGTGGGTAACGCTGAAACCCTGCTCGATGACTCGACCCGCGTCGCCGAGCGTGCCGAGGCCGCAGGCGTCGAGGTCGTCCTCCAGATCTGGGACGAGATGCCGCACGTCTGGCAGTGGTTCGCGCCAATCCTGCCCGAGGGTCAGGAAGCGATCGATCAGATCGGCGACTTCGTGCTCAAGCGCACGACCTGA
- a CDS encoding RtcB family protein, with protein MEIHKIHDYLWEIPRRGDMLVPGRIYASARMLEELRNDPALTQVANVACLPGIVGYSLAMPDIHWGYGFPIGGVAAVDAHSGVISPGGVGYDINCGVRLARTHLQYKDVAPRTDRLADALFERIPAGVGSEGAIPGLSVAELRQLVTEGAHWALRNGYATKSDLEHTEEGGCLATADPDKVSEHAYNRGRKQLGTLGSGNHFLEVSWVDHIYEPKVARAFGLEEGQVTVLIHSGSRGLGHQTCDDYLRAIGAAMRKYEIRVPDPQLAAVPILSPEGEAYLGAMAAAANFAWCNRQVMMHLAQQAFLEALGLSPRELGFALIYDVCHNVAKFERHIVNGERRLVCVHRKGATRAFGPGDPALPEALRAVGQPVLIPGDMGRYSFVLVGLPAAMRETFGSSCHGAGRMMSRAQAKKQARGRDLFRELAELGVTVRAQSRGGVAEEMPAAYKDVAEVVEVMEAVGVTQRVARLKPFAVIKG; from the coding sequence ATGGAAATCCACAAAATTCACGACTATCTGTGGGAAATTCCGCGCCGAGGCGACATGCTGGTGCCCGGGCGCATCTACGCCAGCGCGCGGATGCTCGAAGAGCTGCGCAACGACCCGGCGCTGACCCAGGTCGCCAACGTCGCCTGTCTGCCCGGGATCGTCGGCTACTCGCTGGCGATGCCGGACATCCATTGGGGCTACGGCTTTCCGATCGGCGGCGTCGCCGCGGTGGACGCGCACAGCGGAGTGATCTCGCCCGGCGGCGTCGGCTACGACATCAACTGCGGCGTTCGCCTCGCCCGCACGCATCTGCAGTACAAGGATGTCGCACCCAGGACCGATCGGCTCGCCGACGCGCTCTTCGAGCGCATCCCGGCCGGCGTCGGCTCCGAGGGCGCGATTCCCGGGCTCTCGGTCGCGGAGCTGAGGCAGCTCGTCACCGAGGGCGCGCATTGGGCGCTGCGCAACGGCTATGCGACCAAGAGCGATCTCGAACACACGGAGGAGGGCGGCTGCCTTGCGACCGCCGACCCCGACAAGGTCAGCGAGCACGCCTACAACCGCGGGCGCAAGCAGCTCGGCACGCTCGGCTCGGGCAACCACTTCCTCGAAGTCAGCTGGGTCGATCACATCTACGAGCCCAAGGTCGCCCGCGCGTTCGGCCTTGAGGAAGGACAGGTCACGGTGCTCATCCACTCGGGCTCGCGCGGCCTGGGCCATCAGACCTGTGACGACTATCTGCGCGCGATCGGCGCGGCGATGCGCAAGTACGAGATACGGGTTCCCGACCCGCAGCTCGCCGCGGTGCCGATCCTCTCGCCCGAGGGCGAGGCGTACCTGGGCGCGATGGCGGCGGCGGCGAACTTCGCCTGGTGCAACCGGCAGGTGATGATGCATCTGGCGCAGCAAGCGTTCCTTGAGGCGCTCGGGCTCAGCCCACGCGAGCTCGGCTTCGCGCTCATCTACGACGTCTGCCACAACGTGGCGAAGTTCGAACGCCACATCGTAAACGGCGAGCGCCGGCTCGTCTGCGTCCATCGCAAGGGCGCGACACGCGCCTTCGGCCCGGGCGATCCCGCGCTGCCCGAGGCGTTGCGCGCGGTGGGACAGCCGGTACTGATACCGGGGGACATGGGCCGCTACTCGTTCGTGCTGGTCGGACTACCGGCGGCAATGCGCGAGACGTTCGGTTCGTCGTGCCACGGCGCGGGGCGCATGATGAGCCGCGCGCAGGCCAAGAAGCAGGCCCGCGGGCGCGACCTGTTTCGCGAACTCGCGGAGCTGGGCGTGACCGTGCGAGCCCAGAGTCGCGGTGGAGTGGCCGAAGAGATGCCCGCCGCGTACAAGGACGTGGCGGAGGTGGTCGAGGTGATGGAGGCGGTGGGGGTGACACAGCGGGTCGCGCGGCTCAAGCCGTTTGCGGTAATCAAGGGCTGA
- a CDS encoding CBS domain-containing protein: MKVKELMVREVRGVAADDSLGEAARIMWEHDCGCVPVVDQELHVVGMLTDRDICMAAYTQGVSLGQGRVASAMSRRLYWCEPEDSVREAAKIMREVKVRRLPVIDPEGHLVGILSLNDIARKAARERTGRAAREVSESELGALVASICEPRHPKRVLARAA; encoded by the coding sequence ATGAAGGTAAAGGAACTTATGGTGCGCGAGGTCCGCGGCGTGGCGGCCGACGACTCGCTGGGCGAGGCCGCGCGCATAATGTGGGAGCACGACTGCGGTTGCGTGCCGGTGGTTGATCAGGAACTGCACGTGGTCGGAATGCTTACCGACCGCGACATCTGCATGGCCGCCTACACCCAGGGCGTGAGTCTTGGCCAGGGGCGGGTGGCGAGCGCGATGTCGCGCCGGCTGTACTGGTGCGAGCCCGAGGACAGCGTCAGGGAAGCCGCGAAGATCATGCGCGAGGTCAAGGTTCGGCGCCTGCCCGTGATCGACCCCGAGGGCCACCTCGTCGGGATCCTTTCGCTCAACGACATCGCGCGCAAGGCGGCGCGCGAGCGCACCGGCCGGGCGGCGCGCGAGGTGAGCGAGTCCGAACTGGGTGCGCTGGTGGCCTCGATATGCGAACCGCGCCACCCCAAGCGCGTACTCGCACGCGCAGCGTAA
- a CDS encoding DUF1302 family protein, with the protein MRKPDRFKLRTALAMAAGLALCVGTRAQAQIDTDVPGGHLKVQTSLETDWGFHTAGEDNRNNNNNNIPGSGQALSTNGDVIQAGVLRADPLITYRLNNDTAQALFVDNADVYIHGRYWADLAQFINGPRVYEVGQGTYSTPGVAHYPGDGWSARISEHEYEADAAEAYIDLRKGPWALRLGKQQVVYGEELGVQTLDQVDSLDFTKFNSFEIASLEYSDMRIGEWTAKLSYQLPDMLDGNLSNSLLTGFISPDFQPDYFIGLGSQMNDVPAFEKIGDYGNLRRARNKIVYGAVVTTTAYGFDLSANFYSTPDHVGWFSLAPVANPFPADPQTGIPFLFPGDPTPRDFMLQRRFSREFIYGGSISYTMPASLDFPGGGLLAGDIFHYSVAYTPHASFTGSRTVLITGKPTKIGDLNMTLDMEKYWRWTQHFPSVYLLGEYNYESRHAPVSFVYMPSAGHHSINTVVLSATQPLPANIWSLAMTAICDTNVGGNWFLQPAVTYKPTSSQEYDIYWNFDEGTVVDTTKHVGSKLGSFSWIDAVYLRAVYKM; encoded by the coding sequence ATGAGGAAGCCAGACAGATTCAAGCTACGAACTGCATTGGCTATGGCGGCGGGGTTGGCGCTGTGCGTCGGTACCCGGGCCCAGGCGCAGATTGACACTGACGTGCCGGGCGGCCATCTCAAGGTACAAACCTCTCTCGAGACCGACTGGGGATTCCATACCGCGGGAGAGGACAACCGCAACAATAACAATAACAACATTCCAGGCAGCGGCCAGGCACTCTCGACCAACGGCGACGTCATCCAGGCCGGCGTGCTGCGGGCCGACCCGCTAATCACCTATCGCCTCAACAACGATACGGCCCAGGCTCTGTTTGTGGATAACGCCGATGTTTACATCCACGGCCGCTACTGGGCGGATCTTGCGCAGTTCATCAACGGCCCGCGGGTCTACGAAGTCGGTCAGGGGACCTACTCCACCCCAGGCGTCGCGCACTATCCCGGCGACGGTTGGTCGGCGCGCATCAGCGAGCACGAATACGAAGCCGACGCCGCCGAGGCGTATATCGACCTGCGCAAGGGCCCATGGGCGCTGCGCCTGGGCAAGCAGCAGGTGGTGTACGGCGAGGAGCTGGGTGTGCAAACGCTCGACCAGGTCGATTCGCTCGACTTCACCAAGTTCAACAGCTTCGAAATAGCGTCGCTCGAATACTCCGACATGCGGATCGGCGAGTGGACGGCCAAGCTGTCGTACCAGCTCCCGGACATGCTCGACGGCAATCTGAGCAACTCGCTGCTGACCGGATTTATCAGCCCGGACTTCCAACCCGACTACTTCATCGGCCTGGGCTCGCAAATGAACGACGTGCCGGCCTTTGAAAAGATCGGCGACTACGGCAACCTTCGGCGCGCGCGCAACAAGATCGTCTATGGCGCCGTCGTGACCACCACGGCCTACGGGTTTGACCTCAGCGCCAACTTCTACAGCACGCCCGACCACGTGGGCTGGTTCTCGCTGGCGCCGGTCGCCAACCCGTTCCCGGCCGATCCCCAGACCGGCATTCCATTCCTGTTCCCGGGCGATCCCACGCCGCGTGATTTCATGCTCCAGCGGCGTTTCTCACGCGAGTTCATCTACGGCGGCTCGATCTCGTACACGATGCCGGCCAGTCTCGACTTCCCGGGCGGCGGGCTCCTCGCCGGCGACATTTTTCACTACTCGGTCGCGTACACGCCGCATGCATCCTTCACCGGGAGCAGAACGGTGCTTATCACCGGCAAACCGACCAAAATCGGCGACCTCAACATGACGCTCGACATGGAGAAGTACTGGCGCTGGACGCAGCACTTCCCCTCCGTCTATCTGCTTGGCGAGTACAACTACGAAAGCCGTCACGCACCGGTGAGCTTCGTTTACATGCCCAGCGCCGGGCACCATAGTATCAACACCGTGGTGCTCTCGGCCACGCAGCCGCTGCCGGCCAACATCTGGTCGCTCGCGATGACGGCGATCTGTGACACCAACGTGGGCGGCAACTGGTTCCTGCAGCCGGCGGTCACCTACAAGCCAACTTCGTCCCAGGAGTACGACATCTACTGGAACTTCGACGAAGGCACGGTGGTGGACACCACCAAGCACGTGGGTTCCAAGCTGGGTTCGTTCAGTTGGATTGACGCGGTATATCTGCGCGCCGTGTACAAGATGTAG
- a CDS encoding BON domain-containing protein → MATTAAEQTVAHVRGLLEREPRINLHRWPIALELAPDGVLTMSGEVENLAAKKTALRLAASVAGVSGIVDRLRVVAPRPTGDGEILDHLRDALLQEQAFANCTLVVIERGKASTIRQPTAAAGLIQIEVADGVATLNGHVTSLAHKRLAGLLAWWVAGVRDVVNGLEVVPPQDDSDDEIADFARLAFEKDPLVSETRIRARVAGGVVTLEGLASGPKERDAAEADAWAIFGVDQVINRIQTER, encoded by the coding sequence ATGGCCACCACCGCTGCCGAACAGACGGTTGCGCACGTGCGGGGGCTCCTGGAACGCGAGCCCCGCATCAATCTTCATCGCTGGCCGATCGCGCTGGAGCTTGCGCCCGACGGAGTACTGACGATGAGCGGCGAGGTCGAAAATCTCGCGGCCAAGAAGACCGCGCTACGCCTCGCGGCGTCGGTCGCCGGCGTGAGCGGTATTGTCGATCGCCTGCGCGTCGTCGCGCCGCGTCCGACAGGAGACGGGGAAATTCTCGACCATCTGCGCGACGCCCTTCTTCAGGAGCAGGCGTTTGCGAACTGCACGCTTGTCGTTATCGAGCGAGGCAAGGCTTCGACGATACGCCAGCCGACGGCGGCGGCCGGCTTGATCCAGATCGAAGTTGCCGATGGCGTCGCGACATTGAACGGCCACGTCACGAGCCTCGCCCACAAGCGATTGGCCGGCTTGCTGGCATGGTGGGTGGCGGGGGTCCGCGACGTCGTCAACGGCCTCGAGGTTGTTCCGCCCCAGGATGACAGCGACGATGAAATTGCCGATTTCGCGCGCCTGGCGTTCGAGAAGGACCCGCTGGTAAGTGAGACGAGGATCCGTGCGCGTGTCGCGGGCGGCGTCGTCACGCTGGAGGGGCTGGCTTCGGGGCCGAAGGAGCGCGATGCCGCCGAGGCCGACGCCTGGGCCATCTTTGGTGTTGATCAGGTAATCAACCGTATACAGACTGAGCGCTAA
- the clpP gene encoding ATP-dependent Clp endopeptidase proteolytic subunit ClpP: MSSVLVPIVVEQTGRGERSYDIYSRLLKDRIVFVGGPINDDVANLVTAQLLFLESEDPEREINMYINSPGGSVTAGLAIYDTMQFVKPPVSTLCVGQAASMGAVLLAAGAKGRRYALPHSRIMIHQLSGGFEGQAADIDIQAREALRLREILNNILTGHTGQPLKRIEKDTDRDFFMNATQAAEYGIIDEVIASRPGKVSG; this comes from the coding sequence ATGAGCAGCGTGCTGGTTCCTATCGTGGTCGAGCAGACGGGCCGGGGCGAGCGTTCCTACGACATCTACTCGCGCCTGCTCAAGGACCGCATCGTATTCGTCGGCGGGCCGATCAATGATGATGTCGCCAACCTGGTCACCGCGCAGCTGCTGTTCCTCGAATCCGAGGATCCCGAGCGCGAGATCAACATGTACATCAACTCGCCCGGCGGCTCGGTCACGGCGGGGCTGGCGATCTACGACACGATGCAGTTCGTCAAGCCGCCGGTTTCAACCCTGTGCGTGGGGCAGGCGGCAAGCATGGGCGCGGTGTTGCTGGCGGCGGGCGCCAAGGGCCGGCGCTACGCGCTGCCGCATTCGCGCATCATGATCCATCAGCTCTCCGGCGGGTTCGAAGGCCAGGCGGCGGATATCGACATTCAGGCTCGCGAGGCACTGCGTCTGCGCGAGATCCTCAACAATATCCTGACCGGCCACACCGGGCAGCCGCTCAAGCGCATCGAGAAGGACACCGACCGCGATTTCTTTATGAACGCGACCCAGGCGGCCGAGTACGGGATTATCGATGAAGTGATCGCCAGCCGCCCGGGCAAGGTCAGCGGCTAG
- a CDS encoding pentapeptide repeat-containing protein, translating to MPRREPRLTASAIFPTQLVQGFGAAIPPRALCRDAHWQGKDLSQMWFARADCSGAQLQGAKLVGTNFRGANLANAQLQEATAWYANFDRAYLGKANLANADLARASFRQTTLMSANLQHAILKATNMTQANLLGAVLLGANLTNANLQGAILTGARFDGVDLTGANLKGADLSRADLSKARGLTAAQLKLANTDSGTLVPKSMEPAAAPSQ from the coding sequence ATGCCGCGGCGCGAGCCGAGGTTAACGGCGTCAGCGATATTCCCGACGCAGCTCGTGCAGGGGTTTGGTGCCGCGATTCCGCCGCGCGCGCTATGCCGTGACGCGCATTGGCAGGGCAAAGATCTCAGCCAGATGTGGTTTGCAAGGGCTGATTGCAGCGGCGCTCAGCTTCAGGGCGCCAAGCTGGTCGGCACCAATTTCCGCGGCGCCAACCTCGCCAACGCGCAGTTGCAGGAGGCGACCGCCTGGTACGCGAATTTCGACCGCGCCTATCTCGGTAAGGCCAACCTCGCCAACGCCGACCTTGCGCGTGCCTCGTTCAGGCAGACCACCCTGATGAGTGCCAATCTTCAGCACGCGATCCTCAAGGCGACCAACATGACCCAGGCCAACCTGCTCGGCGCCGTCCTGCTCGGGGCCAACCTGACCAACGCCAATCTCCAGGGCGCGATCCTGACCGGCGCCCGCTTTGATGGCGTGGATCTGACGGGCGCCAATCTAAAGGGCGCCGACCTCAGCCGAGCCGATCTGAGCAAGGCACGCGGCCTGACCGCCGCGCAGCTCAAGCTCGCCAACACGGACTCCGGAACCCTGGTGCCGAAATCGATGGAGCCGGCGGCGGCGCCTTCGCAATGA
- a CDS encoding cupin domain-containing protein yields the protein MGVAMLHTDLSRRVVVDTDSAPWVPSPEPGVWRRMLERAGAESGRATSIVRYEPGARFHFHRHPMGEEFYVLDGVFSDEHGDYRAGCYVLNPPDSGHAPHTRDGCVLFVKLCQYAGAGRTRMVVETARMEWQPSGTAGIWMKKIYADRDHPERIALLKLQKGARYRPHQHPGGEEILVLDGVLADEAGRYPRGTWVRNPPGSAHEPYSPEGCVMLLKARGVR from the coding sequence ATGGGCGTCGCGATGCTGCATACCGATCTCAGCCGGCGCGTCGTGGTCGACACCGATAGCGCGCCGTGGGTGCCGAGCCCGGAGCCGGGCGTGTGGCGGCGGATGCTGGAGCGGGCGGGCGCGGAGTCAGGCCGCGCGACCTCGATCGTGCGCTACGAGCCGGGCGCGCGCTTTCACTTTCATCGCCATCCCATGGGCGAGGAGTTCTACGTCCTCGACGGCGTTTTCAGCGACGAGCACGGCGACTATCGCGCGGGGTGCTACGTGCTCAATCCGCCGGACTCCGGCCATGCGCCGCATACGCGCGACGGATGCGTCCTGTTCGTCAAGCTCTGCCAGTACGCGGGCGCGGGCCGCACGCGAATGGTGGTGGAAACTGCGCGAATGGAATGGCAGCCGAGCGGGACCGCGGGCATCTGGATGAAAAAGATCTACGCTGACCGAGACCACCCCGAGCGCATCGCGCTGCTTAAGTTGCAAAAGGGCGCGCGCTACCGTCCGCATCAGCATCCGGGCGGCGAAGAGATTTTGGTGCTCGACGGCGTGCTCGCGGACGAAGCGGGGCGCTATCCGCGTGGGACCTGGGTCCGTAATCCGCCCGGCAGCGCGCATGAGCCATACTCGCCCGAGGGCTGTGTGATGCTGCTCAAGGCACGCGGCGTCCGTTGA
- a CDS encoding acetyl-CoA hydrolase/transferase C-terminal domain-containing protein: MYEAEYKAKLMTPEAAVRLVPARGNLSMGMAISEPPALLAALEARVRAGEIENLRVYYSHSAPAAMSTILKYEYMEVIKPHPFFPTAIERELARRGREEHRRVVFYMPGNFSAMPRMLEEIGIDAFLVMVAPMDKGGFFSCGTNGDYTIPTARRARRLIVEVNRRMPRVFGDSAVHISDVDAIVEHESPLPELPVRPISDTDRAISRHIVEMIPDRATLQIGVGGVPNAVCAALSGHKDLGIHTELMTAPVAALIQSGAVTNRYKTINRYKSVYTLAGGDAALYEFLHDNSGMELYPVDYVNDPYVIGRNDRVISINAFLQVGLDGEVNSETLNGKQYSAPGGQLDFVRGAQLSREGKSILTAYSTAAGGSVSRIVARIEGPATVPRADVQYVVTEYGVADLRGKSGARRAEALIAIAHPNFRDELSRQAAELGYL; this comes from the coding sequence ATGTACGAAGCGGAATACAAGGCAAAACTGATGACGCCCGAGGCCGCGGTGAGGCTGGTTCCCGCGCGCGGCAATCTGTCGATGGGAATGGCGATTAGCGAACCGCCCGCGCTGCTCGCGGCGTTGGAGGCGCGGGTCAGGGCAGGTGAGATCGAGAACTTGCGCGTTTACTACTCACACTCGGCGCCGGCCGCGATGAGCACCATCCTGAAGTACGAATACATGGAGGTCATCAAGCCGCATCCGTTCTTTCCTACCGCGATCGAGCGCGAGCTCGCGCGTCGCGGGAGGGAGGAGCATCGGCGCGTGGTCTTTTACATGCCGGGCAACTTTAGCGCGATGCCGCGGATGCTGGAGGAGATCGGAATCGATGCCTTCCTGGTAATGGTGGCGCCGATGGACAAGGGCGGCTTTTTCAGTTGCGGAACCAACGGCGATTACACAATCCCAACCGCGCGCCGCGCCCGGCGGCTCATCGTCGAAGTCAATCGGCGGATGCCGCGCGTGTTCGGGGACTCGGCGGTGCATATTTCGGACGTCGACGCGATAGTCGAGCACGAAAGCCCGCTGCCCGAACTGCCGGTGCGTCCGATAAGCGACACCGACCGCGCGATCAGCCGGCACATCGTCGAGATGATTCCCGATCGCGCAACGCTGCAAATCGGTGTCGGCGGAGTGCCTAATGCCGTATGCGCTGCGCTCAGCGGCCACAAGGACCTCGGCATCCACACCGAGCTGATGACAGCGCCGGTCGCCGCGCTTATCCAGTCCGGCGCGGTTACCAATCGTTACAAGACCATCAACCGCTACAAGAGCGTCTATACGCTGGCGGGCGGCGACGCCGCGCTGTACGAATTCTTACACGACAACTCCGGGATGGAGCTCTACCCGGTCGATTACGTCAACGATCCCTACGTTATTGGCCGCAACGATCGCGTGATTTCCATCAACGCCTTTCTCCAGGTGGGGCTCGACGGCGAAGTCAACTCGGAGACCCTGAACGGCAAGCAATACAGCGCGCCGGGTGGCCAGCTCGACTTCGTACGCGGCGCCCAGCTCTCGCGCGAGGGCAAGTCGATCCTGACCGCCTACTCGACCGCGGCCGGCGGGAGTGTCTCGCGCATCGTCGCGCGCATCGAAGGGCCGGCGACTGTCCCGCGCGCCGACGTCCAGTACGTCGTCACCGAGTACGGGGTGGCCGACCTGCGCGGCAAATCGGGCGCGCGGCGGGCCGAGGCGCTTATCGCGATCGCCCATCCGAATTTCAGGGACGAGCTTTCCCGCCAGGCCGCCGAGCTTGGCTATCTCTAG
- a CDS encoding DUF1329 domain-containing protein, which produces MHLIKYPEGWTRRHFLEQVSKGVMAAGVLAPLMQVVGNHGSLEKAYPAELLSIEAYTKGKLKPGDVLSAENVDIVKDLLDPAAYWQIKHDGRLVDLAPTETDVTKLTPMPFLQATLANKGKHKIFPDGNVYTLDGKPWIGGNPFPEPKSAQEVLWANTLSWGKHDTQAHPVLDWDTDADGNIEYQYGSYYVEWQTVGRLTLDPHPYMPGHENQIRILGGTVTAPGDVAGTGILQVWAYDQHKLPGYYIYSPTTKRVRSFPVDQRFEPQFPGNTFFVTEYWMAGDPLLTWGNFKLVGKGPVLTCAHHCADLDQPNWIHKTCGGKSGVKYWRTRMELVPEAYVVEMEPVSYPRAPISKKRIWYHGATLCPLTMISYDRQGKMWKQWEGGFDYYQRKPGMAWKSGVPEHFWSWTHVHAHDLQSNRMSRFYYAMEVPGGYHADIDNARLFGDFCSMEALERLGR; this is translated from the coding sequence ATGCATCTAATCAAGTACCCCGAGGGATGGACGCGGCGCCACTTCCTCGAACAGGTCAGCAAAGGCGTTATGGCTGCGGGCGTGCTGGCGCCGTTGATGCAGGTGGTCGGCAATCACGGCAGCCTCGAAAAGGCCTATCCCGCCGAACTGCTGTCGATCGAGGCCTACACCAAGGGCAAGCTCAAACCGGGCGACGTGCTCAGCGCCGAAAACGTTGACATCGTCAAGGACCTGCTCGATCCCGCCGCCTACTGGCAGATAAAGCACGACGGCCGCCTGGTTGACCTCGCGCCTACCGAGACCGATGTCACCAAGCTTACGCCGATGCCCTTCCTGCAGGCGACGTTGGCCAATAAGGGCAAGCACAAGATCTTCCCCGACGGCAACGTTTACACGCTCGACGGCAAACCCTGGATCGGCGGCAACCCCTTCCCCGAGCCGAAGTCGGCCCAGGAAGTGCTGTGGGCTAACACCCTTAGCTGGGGCAAGCACGACACCCAGGCGCACCCGGTGCTCGACTGGGACACCGACGCCGACGGCAACATCGAGTATCAGTACGGCTCCTACTATGTCGAGTGGCAGACCGTTGGCCGTCTGACTCTCGATCCGCATCCGTACATGCCAGGCCACGAGAATCAGATCCGCATCCTGGGCGGCACGGTGACCGCCCCCGGCGACGTTGCCGGCACCGGCATTCTGCAGGTTTGGGCGTACGACCAGCACAAACTGCCCGGCTATTACATCTACTCGCCGACGACCAAGCGCGTGCGCTCCTTCCCGGTTGACCAGCGCTTCGAGCCTCAATTCCCGGGCAACACATTCTTCGTCACCGAGTACTGGATGGCGGGCGACCCGCTGCTGACCTGGGGTAACTTCAAGCTGGTCGGCAAGGGCCCGGTGCTTACCTGCGCGCATCATTGCGCCGACCTCGACCAGCCCAACTGGATCCACAAGACCTGCGGCGGCAAGAGCGGCGTGAAGTACTGGCGGACCCGCATGGAGTTGGTGCCCGAGGCGTACGTGGTCGAGATGGAGCCGGTTTCCTATCCGCGCGCGCCCATCAGCAAGAAGCGCATCTGGTACCATGGCGCCACGCTGTGCCCGCTGACCATGATCAGCTACGACCGTCAGGGCAAGATGTGGAAGCAGTGGGAAGGTGGCTTCGACTACTACCAGCGTAAGCCCGGGATGGCGTGGAAGAGCGGTGTGCCGGAGCACTTCTGGAGCTGGACGCACGTCCATGCGCACGATCTCCAGAGCAACCGGATGTCGCGCTTCTACTACGCGATGGAAGTGCCGGGCGGCTACCATGCCGACATCGACAACGCACGCCTCTTCGGCGACTTCTGCTCGATGGAAGCTTTGGAGCGCCTCGGCCGCTAA